One Ctenopharyngodon idella isolate HZGC_01 chromosome 3, HZGC01, whole genome shotgun sequence genomic window, CAGCACAAAACCTGGgggtgaaaaaaaaaggaattaggACCTTATAGCATGTTTTATGATAACATAATTAATTGATGAACATAACATAACACTTATGTGTATTAATTTACCTGCTATAAAAGACACCCACACCTGCATTCCCCAGGTGAACGAAATTACCAGGAGGTGAAGCACTTTCACAAAGTCAGTTGGGTCTCCCTCAGTAGCCATAATTAACttctgacaaaaataaaatatatataatcagcatatttcatatatatatatacgcactTGTATGCATGCAGATACATTCAAGTGTGTTAACATGTTCTGTACAGATAAGAGGAGTTTTGTGCTGGACTGATGTTGATAAAATGGGAACAACATACAACTGCAATTCAGAGCCTGTGAACCTTACCGATCGCTTATGTTTTTGAATCCACTAATATAATTTACCTCAGTTTACTTTCTGTCCCGttgataaaaaaatgacaacagCACGTTTCAAGACTTCCGTGATAATGGTCGTTCACGCAATTTCTGTTACTTACGCAAGCATGACACACTGAAGCAATTTCCTTCTCAGTGTGAATTTTGTCGGTTTATAGAAAATACATACCAGATTTTTGAGTCTCTTTATGCAGGTTTTTCTTTGATAATCAATTTCGAAGAAGCCTGTAGCTTGTCTTGTCTTCTAAACAAAATTTtctgttgctgctgttatttgATATCACGCCTCCACCCTGTTAGTCCCGCCCTCATGACGACAACATCCAATCATGCTCTATTATTCAAATAGTACGGACGCATATCATCCAATCATGATGCAAGGAGCTATTTGTCGTTCTAACGCCCACACTGACTCtataatactgtaatattttgaattagcttttttcatactttaagttttttcagttttagtaattttgttgtgccttttgttttattattattttatttacattataactttatttttcagCTTCATTAGGTTAgtttagttgccaaggcaacatttcgaattttcgttttatttatttatttgtttatttatttatttagtttttttcatctaatatttatattttgtgtaaTTGTATTTCAGCTTTATAGTTAATTTCAACACTAAATACATGAAAACATGTATTTACAGTCGACATTTATAAGAAATATGGCTTTGTACTGCTAACATCAAACTCAACATAGGCCTAATATAAAAGCAGTAcaacataaaatgaaataaacatataaCTCAACTTTTGTTATATAATAAGATGCTTTTGATAATGAAATAGTCTTATTATTTTCCTAAAACACTCAATTAtagtttgtatattttatttatttatttatttatttggtgagAGCATAAACTGAATTTTGAATCGTGTTGTAGTTCCAGTGTTTAACAGTAGAGGGCGCTCAGATCTGACCCGCTTTTAAATTCATTTGACCGAGCGGAAGTAAATCCTCTGTTTATCCCAAGCAGGCAGCCAGTGGAGAAGTGTGTTGTTTTTCCTCCCAAAGTCGTTTCACGTTAATCGCAGTTTGGTAAGAGATTTGTTTTTCACCGAAGGCATAATGTCTTATTTAAATGCTCGTGTATATCGTGAGAGTTTTGACCATATGGTTTAGCGCGGGTTTTCATTGTATTGgcattttactttttgtttttctgtgtatgTTGCCTTGCTTTAAGATCTTCGAGCACTTCTAAAtatcataaaactttaaaatctgAGTAACAAAAGAAAGATTAGAAACATACCAGctaaaattacacattttaagacCTGTTTCGCACAGTCAGCGTGGTTCAATATGTTGTCATAAAGAATATAGAATAATTTTACATTACTTTCAGATGCTGAATGTCATTACATGAAGGTTAGCATGATCTGTGTTTATATCGTAAACCTCATGGCCGCAAGAGACTGTTGCTTCTGTTTATTGTCAATATTTGACACAAGCAGCGCCTGTTACAGTTcatgttttataaacattaatatgaAAACTATATTTTATCTAATTTTGTTTGTGCTTGTCAACATGTATTGTTCCTCCCATGAAGATTTTGGCAAGATGGGACGCAGAAAGTCCAAAAGAAAACCCCCTCCTAAGAAAAAGATGACTGGAAACCTGGACACCCAGTTTACCTGCCCCTTCTGTAACCACGAGAAATCATGTGACGTTAAGATGTAAGAATATAACGTTACTACTACTTAAAggtccgttcacaccaaggacgataacgaTAAAGAGCTATAAATCTTTCTCAATGTTAAAGAATATGTCGTTAGAATCGGAACAATTTTCTCCTGCTGATGAACGAGCCAATCAGAATCCCTCCTGCTGTAACGAGCTcgtgcatttaaagtgacagacgaGCAcgcgcttagaataaacagaacgatattgtCCGCTgctgtggacgctaatatagatattgttattggtgtgaacgggcttaaagggttagttcagccaaaaaggaaaataatgtcatttattactcacctcatgccgttccacacccgtaagaccttcgttaatctttagaacacaaattaagatatttttgttgaaatccgatggctcagtgaggcctgcatcgccagcaatgacatttcctctctcaagatccattaatgtactaaaaacttatttaaatccgttcatgtgagtacagtggttcaatattaatattataaagcgacgagaatatttttggtgcgccaaaaaaacaacataatgacttatttagtgatggccgatttcaaaacactgcttcaggaagcttcggagcataatgaatcagtgtgtcgaatcatgattcggatcgcgtgtcaaaccgccaaactgctgaaatcacgtgactttgccgctccaaaccgctgattcgacacgctgattgaTAACGctcaggaagcagtgttttgaaatcggccatcactatataactcattattttgtttttttggcacaccaaaaatattctagtcactttataatattaatattgaaccactgtactcacatgaactgatttaaatatgtttttagtacattaatggatcttgagagaggaaatgtcattgctggctatgcaggcctcactgagccattggattataacaaaaatatcttaatttgtgttccgaagattaacgaaggtcttacaggtgtggaacggcatgagggtaagtaataaaagatattattttcatttttaggtgaactaaccgtttaagcatttatttagaCTTAAACATTGATCAAAACCATCACTAACACACGACTATTGTTCTTTATTCCAGGGAAAGAAGTCGAAATACTGGGATAATATCGTGTACTGTGTGTCTAGAAGAATTCCAGACACCAATAACCTGTATCCTTCTCAAAATCTATTTGAAAAGACGTGTTTTAAGTAAGTAACTGTacttactgcattatgtatgTTAGTATGTTGTCCTTAAACACCCTCTCAGATCTCTCAGAGCCCGTGGACGTGTACAGTGATTGGATAGACGCCTGTGAAGCAGCCAATCAGTAGTTTCGCTAGGTCAGACGTCACCGATGACCAAATACACTTaggcatttttgtttgtttgtttgtttgttttaaacccAAGTAATGattttgctttaaaatgatCTAATATTGCCACAGATGGAGGTTCAGGCATCATTGAGATCATGGTTTAAAATCCCCCCCCTTTCccttttgtttagttttatagAAATGCTGAGAAAATGCCAGGGATGTCATTCATTTCtaaatagccatttttctttttttttttttttgtttctaatcTTAGTTGTTACAATTTAGGTTTTTATAAGACCGTTTAGTGTCAATAAATGATTTGCATATTCTCTCGTGAAAAATTGTGGtctgtttctgttgttttttttaatcatttaaggggccgttttcaactaaaaacggaaaactttttatgaatTCTGTCCGTTTATGTACACAACAACGGTGTTTTTGGGCCTGAAAATGCTAACTTTTGAAAATAGacttcaaagtgcaagttttttaaAACGATACGgttatcgtctccatgtaaactacaaaaacacaaatttgagAAAACGATTACGTCATGTGTAtcacgtgttcagtctataggtgcgtagtgtttctttacaaagtgacattgccaccTGCTGgtctggcatgaataatacagcatttttagtcgtttttcgcagatccatgtgaacagatcgttttgacaatgttgtacacaaaacttttcaaaaatgcaaaggaaaaacttttccatttttagtacgtTGTTTTCGTCTAAATGTACCCTAAAATGAAATGTCTGTAATGTTACAAAGATGTCAGTGTTTTTCCAGTATTCATATAAATAAAGACAAGTAATTTGAAAATAGTGATTTATTAGTTTTTCACTTGCTCAGTCTTTGTTGGTAAGCCTCctataaataaagacatttgAAGCATTGATGCAAGAGGGACACGCTatatcatttcctgtgagaaaCAAAAGTAAGATTCACTGTTTTATGATCATCTTGTGTTCTGCTGTTCCCAGCAGCAATGCAAAACAATGACACATTCCTTAACACACACAATACCTTGATATATAAATGAAATCTAAAAGTctgtaatatgtttaataatttcATGAGGGAGAAATATAGTCATGTCTAAACAATTTGTAGTCGCATATAAGCTAAATATATTAACTCTGCACACTGAACCTGTTATTTCCTATAGAAAGGTCTCATAAACATCTCATAAATCACCAATTTTGTCTGAGTTACTTTTGCATAATTATATTTCCTCTCACATGATTGGTCAGGTTTGACAGGCTGAAGAACAGTCACGCTTACATATATGCAAGTTTATTGAATAATTTCTCATGAGAGTATATAGCCTTTGGGAGTGACAGTCGTTCCTCTTAAAAGTGCAATTTCTGGTTCATTTGGTTCACATGATTTTTCACAGTATGCTTTGGTAAAATCAAAATCTGCTTTTCAACAGCCCTCTTTAACAGTAGTTTGTTCTATATTTGTCCATTCACTTTGTCCATTTTACTTTTGTAAAGGatgaactgaataaaaaaaaaatgttcagaaatATTTTTTGCCCCAAATCCTCCCAATAAACAGTCATTATACTAGCTTAATTattaaaacatctaaacaattacttatttttaattatataatagaGATAAACTACTTTCAATCTTTAGTTTGGTGAAATGCTATTCTGCACTATGAAAGACACGTACTTCTCATTTCATTCACTTAATACAtgaaggcctggtttcacagacagggcttagattaaccCGGGATTAGACCTTCgttcaattaagacatttaTGTAGCCTTTATAAATGTGTCTTAGACAAAAAACATTGCTGgtgtacatcttgagacaaaacaatggcactgatattttaagatatgttagcgcaagttgctttcagttaaaacagctcaaacatgcattttagtttgggactaggcttaaagggatagttcaccaaaaaagtaaaattatcccaagatttactcaccctcaagccatccttggtgtatatgacaCTTTTCtttagacgaacacaatctgagatatatttaaaaatatcctggctcttccaagctttataatggtaggtAGCGATTTtcaagcccaaaaaagtgcatccatccatcataaaaataatccacacagctccagggggttaataaagtccttccaaagcgaagcgaagcgatgggtttttgtaagaaaattatCCATATTTTAACTTTAAGTATAAATGCTAGCTTCTCttagctcctcttctctttatATAGAaatcttgtgacatttctctttaaaaattctcattttagtcttctaattcgtgaccagtgGCTTGTTTTGCTCTATGTTCTGTGCTCCGGtgttcgtcattacgtcatgcgtcgggtcagaggtcactcttcagACGGCCGTCTGTCAGAAGctagttttttttactttataaagttttaaatatggatatttttcttacaaaaatgcatcgcttcgcttcagaaggcctttattaaccctctggagccatatggattatatttattatgacagataaatgcatttttttgggggggggcttcaaaacacgccccccgttcactaccattataaagcttggaagagccaagatgttttttttaatatctttccgattgtgttcgtctgaaagaagaatgtcgtatacacctaggatggcttgagggtgagttaatcataggataattttcacttttgggtgaactatccctttaagccttgtctgtgaaactggggatAATTTCCAATTATAATAGCTAGGTGTACTTCAAGATTAAAGCAAGTTTCCTCTCTGACTGTTTTGGTTTTCTCATTTTCTTAGCAGTGATAACTATGAATCAAGAAGCTTAATGTGGTTACCTTAGCAAGACATGCTCCTGGATCAGCATCCATGTTAGTCCCTTAATAACGTTCTTGTCAATGAATCTGCGTTtagggcaggggtgtccaaactcggtcctggagggccactctCCAGTTGGAGTTtggctccaacttgcctcaacacacctgcctggaagtttctagtatgcctagtaagagcttgattagctggttcaggtgtgtttaattggggttggagctgaactctgcaggacagtggactggacacccctggtttagGGCAAGGCTTTGAAACTCCTGAAGAGCCATGCTCCTGCAATTCCATTACCAGCAAATTAACACATTCAGAATTACTTGAAAACTACAGGCAGGTCTGTTGGAGCAGGGTATGGTATTACCAACCTCCGATTTAAAGGGTAACTATTGGTTTGGGttaactctaaaaatgctgggttgtttcaaacccatgtttgggtcaaatatggacccatgggttgaaacaacccagcattttttgtcTTTCCTGTGGTTGTTAAATTGGGATGCTGTTCCAGAACCTGTCCTACTTGTTTAAATCGCCTTATGAAGTAAAGATAAATTcactaaaaatatgaaaatgttcaGTTTGCACCTTTTCAAACAACTATGCTAAATAAGcattatttaaatgacattatttgcAGAAGATGCAGTAGTTTGTGTGGGTTTTTCAACAATAAAGCTCtatttattctattctattctattctgtttcTTTAGGAAACTGATCTGATTAAGCAGTAGTATGGCATCTTTGGAGGATTTCCTCTTCCTCTATCCAATCAAAAGAGCatcatgaaacattttaaaatattgtgctcaaaaatacatcaaacacagtaatattgtgaaataagatCAGCATAATCATcgtattataatgatttctgaaggatcatgtgacactgaagactggagtaatgatgctgaaaattcagctttgatcacaggatataaattacattttaaaaaagaaaactgtaataatatttcacaatattactgtttttactgtatttttcatcaaatatatgcagccttggggagcagaagagacttctttcagaaccATACAGAAATCTTAATGattccaatcttttgactggtagcgCATATGTAACTCTGAGGCATCATAAATAATATCTCCATATTTATAAtctgcattatttttttcaaatatataaagaaaatttGGCCATGCAGGTGATGGAAGAATGGcacacttaaaaaaagtaataaaataaatctgaaaaaaaaaagacaagtgaGAAGCTGGAAAAAGCctgtgttttaaaaacaaaaaaagcgaAGAAATTcctcctaattttgttttctaCGCACGGTCAGTCACTGAAGGTCTCAGCTTTGATCGGTGGCTGTGATGTCAGAAGTCAAGCTGGTCCTACTGGTCGACATTTTGGAATATCAAAAATAGTGCAGgtgaatgtttaaaaaagcaGCGTGCTGGCAGCTGTCTGTTCATCCTAGTCGGAATACTGATATCCGTCCATCTCTGAGTCCTGGCCGTTGTTGATGTAGTCATTCGGGGTGGAGCAGTACTTGCTGTCGTACACCTGACGCGGCAGACCGTACACTGTCATGCCGGTCTGGGACGCCACCTTGTTGGTGCCCATCTGCAGTGAGACGGTAGAGGTGTCGCACATCTCCATGTCCAGCTTCTTATCGAAGATCTGGCGTTTGGTGCCCGGGGCCGTCATGCCAGCCTGCAGAagaagaaaaggaaaagaaCTGAGCAACATCTTGGGTCTGTGGGCAATTTATGAATAGTACTAGGAAATTATAATTGTAAATATAGCTGTGAGCAGCAATTATTGGGGTTCAAGCGCtgtttaaggcctttaagcacttgtgcaaaaaaatattatgttttacagacaatacaggcaatttactgTTGGAAATATATgggttttaaagctttttaacagttatagcgccacctatagtcctatctccataaaagtttgcatgctCGCATGTGCTCACATATTTTCGTGAAGTTTTCGTTTAGCAGCTATAGGCTTTTGTGAGCGCTTGGCCACGCCCCTTTTAAAAATTACCCTATTATAGCTACCCTAAGGgcaaagttcaacttttttttcataatgatTGACCTAgtgagtccagagaattgtactgCATTGGATTCATTCAGATTGAGTGAAAatcctaggactagttcgcaaaagtagttttttttacataattgcgaatatttaatgaacgatttgattgacagcagtgaTTCTTGAGGCAAATTTGTTTTGTATGAGGAAATCtaacatatgatataaatattgcATGTAAGTGTGAAACACCATGTGATTACAAAGGCATAAGACTCATTAGTGCCACCTaatggccgatttctttcaaaattcttacaggCCTCTAGGACCATGAGTTGAACATGCCCACCGAGTTTTATTCCGATCGGCCttcgtta contains:
- the elof1 gene encoding transcription elongation factor 1 homolog, with product MGRRKSKRKPPPKKKMTGNLDTQFTCPFCNHEKSCDVKMERSRNTGIISCTVCLEEFQTPITYLSEPVDVYSDWIDACEAANQ